From a region of the Synechococcus sp. PCC 7502 genome:
- a CDS encoding response regulator transcription factor has product MGTKTLIVEDEKLVAQHISQLLKDEDGSICEIASDGNTAIKKIADFQPKLILLDIRLKGEMDGIEVGEHIQSLYDIPFLYLTAFSDRETIERAKHTYPAGYILKPFRREQLTSAIKIAMSTHSAQKNAQINKLALEHDSSPAEKVLANYRLKPILDYINKHFDHEINLETLADLINMNPSYFCRFFNQEVGCSPYQYIIQTRIEKAKILLKQKDLFINDICFQCGFTSHSQFNRHFRRFVGMTPKEFRDL; this is encoded by the coding sequence ATGGGTACCAAAACATTAATTGTCGAGGACGAAAAGCTAGTCGCCCAACATATTTCACAGCTTTTAAAGGATGAAGATGGCAGTATCTGCGAAATTGCCTCTGATGGTAATACAGCAATCAAAAAAATTGCAGACTTTCAGCCTAAACTTATCCTCCTCGATATCCGCCTCAAAGGAGAAATGGATGGTATAGAAGTTGGTGAGCATATTCAATCTTTGTATGATATTCCTTTCCTTTACCTCACTGCCTTCAGCGATCGCGAAACTATTGAACGTGCTAAACATACCTATCCTGCGGGATATATTCTCAAGCCTTTTCGCCGTGAGCAACTAACTTCGGCAATTAAAATAGCTATGTCAACTCATAGCGCTCAAAAAAATGCTCAAATAAATAAGCTTGCCTTAGAGCATGATTCATCTCCAGCAGAAAAAGTACTAGCTAATTATCGGCTGAAACCAATACTTGACTACATCAATAAACATTTTGATCATGAGATTAATTTGGAAACTTTAGCTGATTTGATCAACATGAATCCTTCTTATTTTTGCCGATTTTTTAATCAAGAAGTTGGCTGCTCTCCCTATCAATATATTATTCAAACCCGTATAGAAAAGGCAAAAATTCTCCTGAAGCAAAAAGATTTATTCATTAATGATATTTGTTTTCAATGTGGATTTACTTCCCACAGTCAATTTAATCGCCACTTCCGCCGTTTTGTAGGTATGACACCCAAAGAATTTCGTGACTTATAG
- a CDS encoding response regulator: MKSSSVQERSLVVVIAESDYSTSQLVVAELRKDRHLVIVRDNFEDIDVALSIQIPDLLILGNVQGVRFLDSLRKYSKLHPNMRIILLTGDEKVNQTFRNWAISKGFYDVLSSYYSNLHLLREALQEILYSYQNNPQEIPEFNTSISDLVIPELPLDLNLETNLTLETLSYRQTLYALNQITQFSKQYFNEMILANYWNKSYRSLIVEHHWLESWSINHNGTISYFSEEIPEGRLTESEYASLKLWVQGFLQECDRLINDYTSILQKAKLSVPVNQIIGFIS, translated from the coding sequence GTGAAATCCAGTTCCGTTCAGGAGCGATCGCTTGTGGTAGTTATTGCGGAGTCTGATTATTCAACTTCTCAGCTAGTGGTTGCAGAACTAAGGAAAGATCGGCATTTGGTCATAGTCCGTGACAACTTTGAAGATATTGATGTAGCTCTAAGTATTCAAATACCTGATCTATTAATTTTAGGAAATGTGCAGGGAGTTAGATTCTTAGATTCATTACGGAAATATTCTAAGTTACATCCGAATATGCGGATCATTTTACTCACTGGTGATGAGAAGGTAAATCAAACTTTTCGAAATTGGGCAATCTCTAAGGGATTTTATGATGTTCTTAGTTCCTACTACTCAAATTTACATCTATTGAGAGAAGCATTACAGGAAATTCTCTATTCATATCAGAACAATCCTCAAGAAATTCCAGAATTTAACACTTCAATTTCCGATTTAGTTATTCCTGAACTGCCCTTAGACCTGAATTTAGAAACAAACCTAACTTTAGAAACACTAAGCTATCGGCAAACTCTATATGCACTTAACCAGATCACCCAATTTAGCAAGCAATATTTTAATGAAATGATACTGGCTAATTATTGGAATAAGTCTTACAGAAGTCTAATTGTCGAACACCATTGGCTAGAGTCTTGGTCTATCAATCATAACGGCACAATTTCGTATTTTAGTGAAGAAATACCAGAGGGGCGACTTACCGAATCCGAATATGCAAGCTTAAAGTTATGGGTTCAGGGCTTTCTACAGGAATGCGATCGCCTAATTAATGACTACACCTCAATTTTACAAAAAGCTAAGTTATCGGTTCCAGTTAATCAAATCATTGGTTTTATAAGTTGA
- a CDS encoding 2Fe-2S iron-sulfur cluster-binding protein: protein MLSISNWHIYTCGEYTELLEVLSFGTVDLLLLGNINQSNCREISQICRQEWQDLPIIFISHDPMIPGFYRSLIADSQGLGDVVSSTADKHDHFVKVIQNVTGVIHAQKQVLSCLSLAPTTAKEDLISLIIDGKPTTSPKGTQLLKALLGNQAKLLKACGGQGRCATCHVFVQAGMDYLTPPTASELMTLDLMGIKNPNARLACQCQILAAGVEVEVPKGKYIGSEAELESLIGKRAQQSFIDPSTGEILIHEGKLILRSALQKMQEINQELAKKLGILLCRKSMQKPTSVTYSLKDL from the coding sequence ATGCTAAGTATTAGCAACTGGCATATTTATACCTGTGGTGAGTACACGGAATTACTTGAGGTTTTGAGTTTTGGTACCGTCGATTTATTGCTACTAGGAAATATTAATCAAAGTAATTGTCGGGAAATTTCTCAAATTTGTCGCCAAGAGTGGCAAGATTTACCAATAATTTTCATTAGTCATGATCCGATGATTCCGGGCTTTTATCGCAGCTTGATTGCCGACAGTCAAGGACTTGGCGATGTCGTTAGTAGTACTGCTGATAAACATGATCACTTTGTCAAAGTAATTCAAAATGTGACTGGTGTAATTCATGCCCAAAAACAAGTTCTATCTTGCCTATCTCTCGCTCCAACTACTGCCAAGGAAGATTTGATTTCACTAATAATTGATGGTAAACCTACTACTTCACCAAAGGGAACTCAACTGCTCAAAGCATTGTTAGGTAATCAAGCTAAATTGCTAAAAGCCTGTGGTGGGCAAGGAAGGTGCGCTACCTGTCATGTATTTGTCCAAGCAGGAATGGATTATTTAACGCCTCCAACTGCTTCAGAACTAATGACCCTAGACCTGATGGGGATTAAAAACCCTAATGCTCGCCTTGCCTGTCAATGTCAAATTCTTGCAGCAGGGGTAGAAGTTGAAGTCCCAAAAGGTAAATATATTGGTTCGGAAGCGGAACTGGAATCATTAATTGGTAAGAGGGCGCAACAGTCGTTTATTGATCCGAGCACGGGCGAAATTCTCATACATGAAGGTAAATTGATCTTAAGATCAGCCCTACAGAAGATGCAGGAAATTAATCAAGAGTTAGCAAAAAAGCTGGGTATTTTGTTATGCCGCAAATCTATGCAAAAGCCAACTTCAGTTACCTATTCCCTAAAAGACCTCTAG
- a CDS encoding aspartate ammonia-lyase, giving the protein MTEYRTEKDSMGELQIPETAYYGIQTARAIANFQISGIKPLPIYIDAGITIKKATALVNAELGCIPSEVGEMIAIACDQVLAGAMREQFVVDVYQAGAGTSHHMNINEVLANRALELLGDRKGNYNRISPNDHVNYGQSTNDVIPTAIRIGGLMALEKYIYPALDHLISQLQLKATEFKDVIKSGRTHLQDAVPVRLGDEFLAYAQIITDHAKRIRIAALDLTELGLGGSAAGTGMNTHPDYAVKVAQKLSELTKFNLKPAPNPMAAMQSMSAFVNVSGSLRNLAQDSIKIANDLRLLDSGPKTGFKEIQLPPVQPGSSIMPGKYNPVIAEMTNMVCIQVMGYDAAIAIAAQAGQLELNVMMPLIAYNLLHSMEILGNALNSLAQKCISGITANSDRCLAYAEGSLSLVTALNTHIGYLNSADIAKESLATGKSLRQIVLDRGLLNAEQLAEILNLEEMSTARFYPE; this is encoded by the coding sequence GTGACTGAGTATCGCACCGAAAAAGATTCCATGGGAGAATTACAAATCCCTGAAACTGCTTACTATGGAATTCAAACGGCACGGGCGATCGCCAATTTTCAGATTAGTGGTATTAAACCTTTACCGATTTACATAGATGCAGGGATCACGATTAAAAAAGCGACTGCCCTAGTTAATGCGGAACTAGGTTGTATTCCCAGTGAGGTTGGCGAAATGATTGCGATCGCCTGTGATCAGGTACTGGCAGGAGCAATGCGGGAGCAATTTGTAGTGGATGTGTATCAAGCAGGGGCGGGAACTTCCCATCACATGAATATCAATGAAGTTCTAGCAAATAGAGCTTTAGAATTACTAGGCGATCGCAAAGGGAACTACAACCGCATCAGTCCTAACGATCATGTCAACTATGGGCAATCTACCAATGATGTTATCCCCACCGCGATCCGAATTGGTGGTTTAATGGCACTGGAAAAATATATTTATCCCGCCTTAGATCATTTAATCAGTCAACTTCAACTCAAAGCCACCGAATTTAAAGATGTGATTAAATCTGGACGGACTCATCTCCAAGATGCTGTACCTGTGCGTTTAGGCGATGAATTTCTGGCATACGCTCAAATTATTACCGATCATGCTAAACGGATTCGGATTGCTGCCCTAGATTTAACTGAACTGGGACTGGGCGGTAGTGCGGCGGGTACGGGCATGAATACCCATCCAGACTATGCGGTTAAAGTGGCACAGAAACTGAGCGAACTGACTAAATTTAATTTGAAGCCTGCTCCTAATCCCATGGCAGCAATGCAGAGTATGTCCGCCTTTGTTAATGTTTCGGGAAGCTTACGCAATCTAGCTCAAGACTCGATCAAAATTGCCAATGATCTACGTTTATTAGATTCAGGACCAAAAACTGGGTTTAAAGAAATTCAACTACCGCCTGTGCAACCGGGTTCCTCGATCATGCCGGGTAAATATAATCCCGTAATTGCTGAGATGACAAATATGGTGTGCATTCAAGTGATGGGATATGATGCTGCCATTGCGATCGCTGCCCAAGCAGGACAATTAGAGCTTAACGTGATGATGCCATTGATTGCCTATAACCTCTTACATAGCATGGAAATTTTAGGTAATGCCCTGAATAGCTTGGCACAAAAATGTATTAGTGGCATTACTGCTAATAGCGATCGCTGTCTGGCATACGCCGAAGGAAGTTTATCTTTAGTTACAGCTTTGAATACGCACATTGGCTATTTGAATAGTGCCGATATTGCCAAAGAATCCCTAGCTACGGGGAAATCCTTACGCCAGATTGTTTTAGATCGAGGGTTACTTAATGCCGAGCAGTTAGCGGAAATTCTGAACCTAGAGGAGATGAGTACAGCCAGATTTTACCCCGAATAA
- a CDS encoding SDR family NAD(P)-dependent oxidoreductase encodes MPRNLNGKVALVTGASRGIGKGIEIALGEAGALVYITGRSFDGSNSPELLSNDLLDTKNAVEKAGGICIAIPTDHSDDIQIKSLFEQIDREQNGQLDLLVNNAYGGVRSLIESKGKPFWESDISLWDACNQVGLSSHYVSSHWAAKMMTQRKQGLIVTISSWGGLAPIFGVAYGTNW; translated from the coding sequence GTGCCAAGAAATTTGAATGGTAAAGTCGCACTTGTAACGGGGGCATCACGGGGAATTGGCAAGGGTATTGAGATCGCTTTGGGTGAAGCAGGTGCGTTGGTTTATATTACGGGGCGCAGTTTTGATGGTAGTAATTCTCCAGAACTGTTATCGAATGACTTATTAGATACTAAGAATGCAGTAGAAAAGGCGGGTGGAATTTGTATTGCTATACCCACCGATCACAGTGATGATATACAGATTAAATCTCTATTTGAGCAAATTGATAGGGAACAAAATGGACAATTAGATCTATTGGTAAACAATGCCTATGGCGGAGTGCGATCGCTGATAGAGAGCAAAGGCAAGCCATTTTGGGAATCGGATATTAGTCTTTGGGATGCTTGCAATCAAGTTGGGTTGAGCAGTCACTATGTGTCAAGTCATTGGGCAGCGAAGATGATGACCCAACGCAAGCAAGGATTAATCGTGACCATATCTTCTTGGGGCGGATTAGCTCCTATCTTTGGAGTAGCCTATGGAACTAACTGGTAA
- a CDS encoding SLOG family protein, with amino-acid sequence MKIAIVGSREYPNLSKVRAYIQTLPIDTVIVSGGARGVDKCAEKVAESIGLQTEIHPADWHKFGKAAGMKRNQQIVETSDRIVAFWDGESRGTKNTIDTAKKLGKGVTVFQ; translated from the coding sequence ATGAAAATAGCAATAGTCGGTTCCAGAGAATATCCAAATCTATCCAAAGTTAGAGCATACATTCAAACCTTACCCATAGATACAGTAATCGTAAGCGGTGGGGCTAGAGGAGTAGATAAATGTGCTGAGAAAGTAGCAGAATCCATCGGACTCCAAACAGAAATCCACCCCGCAGATTGGCATAAGTTTGGCAAAGCAGCAGGAATGAAACGCAACCAGCAAATAGTCGAAACATCAGACCGAATCGTGGCATTTTGGGATGGAGAGAGCAGAGGAACTAAGAACACCATCGACACAGCAAAAAAACTAGGCAAGGGAGTTACAGTCTTTCAGTAA
- a CDS encoding transposase, whose translation MKNTCNASIESKGFCSYKATNGIKRHLAVDTLGFPFFTYLTRANVSDDQGLIEMLTFNIDYFKSKPDDITLTTILLDSGYHIEKLTTDLQKVYPEIMTKIRFEISPKVSKQQKAEKGLSGFVVVPTRWVIGLKDAKS comes from the coding sequence GTGAAAAATACTTGTAATGCAAGTATAGAATCCAAGGGCTTCTGCTCCTACAAAGCAACTAACGGGATCAAAAGACATTTAGCCGTTGACACTCTGGGATTTCCTTTCTTTACCTATTTAACAAGAGCAAATGTATCAGATGACCAAGGACTGATTGAGATGTTAACGTTTAACATTGATTACTTCAAATCGAAGCCAGATGACATTACGCTAACTACGATATTGCTGGATAGTGGTTATCATATCGAAAAATTGACGACTGATTTACAGAAGGTTTATCCTGAGATTATGACTAAGATTAGGTTTGAAATTTCTCCTAAGGTATCAAAGCAACAGAAGGCAGAAAAAGGTCTGTCTGGGTTTGTAGTTGTGCCGACAAGGTGGGTAATTGGGTTGAAAGATGCAAAATCTTAG
- a CDS encoding transposase: MLNPYSSSLTDKEWEIIEPLLPKKKQTRPPTWTKRQILDGILYQLKNGCNWRDMPRDLPPFSTVYRYYKEWKDTGTFTAIMEALHSTAREQSKKNQNGQL, from the coding sequence ATGCTAAATCCATACTCAAGTAGCCTAACAGATAAAGAATGGGAAATTATAGAACCATTGCTCCCAAAGAAAAAGCAAACTAGACCGCCAACTTGGACAAAAAGACAAATTTTAGACGGCATACTCTACCAACTCAAAAACGGTTGTAATTGGCGAGATATGCCCCGAGACTTACCACCATTCTCTACAGTGTATCGATACTACAAGGAGTGGAAAGATACAGGTACATTTACTGCGATTATGGAAGCTTTGCATTCAACAGCCCGTGAACAGTCAAAAAAAAATCAAAATGGACAACTTTAA
- a CDS encoding transposase — protein sequence MPRDLPPFSTVYRYYKEWKDTGTFTAIMEALHSTAREQSKNQNGQL from the coding sequence ATGCCCCGAGACTTACCACCATTCTCTACAGTCTATCGATACTACAAGGAGTGGAAAGATACAGGTACATTTACTGCGATTATGGAAGCTTTGCATTCAACAGCCCGTGAACAGTCAAAAAATCAAAATGGACAACTTTAA
- a CDS encoding transposase has translation MLNPYSSSLTDKEWEIIEPLLPKKKQTRPPTWTKRQILDGILYQLKKRL, from the coding sequence ATGCTAAATCCATACTCAAGTAGCCTAACAGATAAAGAATGGGAAATTATAGAACCATTGCTCCCAAAGAAAAAGCAAACTAGACCGCCAACTTGGACAAAAAGACAAATTTTAGACGGCATACTCTACCAACTCAAAAAACGGTTGTAA
- a CDS encoding DUF4326 domain-containing protein, which produces MVKYRIWLEGIVKKGKGAAWHELQGLRERYIKGEKVILLCYCHPLRCHGDVLMEYIKKE; this is translated from the coding sequence ATAGTTAAATATCGGATTTGGTTAGAAGGGATAGTGAAAAAAGGTAAAGGTGCTGCATGGCATGAATTACAAGGATTGAGGGAAAGATATATAAAGGGCGAAAAAGTAATATTGCTATGCTATTGTCACCCATTGAGATGTCATGGTGATGTTTTGATGGAATACATAAAAAAGGAGTAA
- a CDS encoding AbrB/MazE/SpoVT family DNA-binding domain-containing protein, giving the protein MTGIMLRLGEQGRMVIPVELRKELGLEVGTELVATIEGDRLILETRKAVLSKLKNLFAVVPSDISLADELIADRRAEHE; this is encoded by the coding sequence ATGACAGGAATAATGCTACGGTTGGGCGAACAAGGCAGAATGGTCATACCAGTGGAACTACGAAAAGAGCTAGGGCTTGAAGTCGGAACGGAATTAGTCGCTACAATCGAAGGCGATCGCCTAATTTTAGAAACTCGTAAAGCAGTATTATCTAAACTTAAAAATCTTTTTGCGGTGGTGCCATCTGACATTAGTTTAGCTGATGAACTTATTGCTGATCGAAGAGCAGAGCATGAGTAA
- a CDS encoding type II toxin-antitoxin system VapC family toxin, protein MSKYVLDASALLASLHCENGYEIVDELLPECAISTVNLSEVIQKAKQRGIVTDTVVDGLQVVGVEIIDFTIQQAEIAANLWSITKPFGLSLGDRACLALAQSLDAIAVTADKAWENIPNIQVQVIR, encoded by the coding sequence ATGAGTAAATATGTTCTTGATGCTTCCGCACTTTTGGCTTCACTGCATTGCGAAAATGGCTATGAGATAGTTGATGAACTCCTACCTGAATGTGCAATCTCAACTGTCAACCTATCAGAGGTGATTCAAAAAGCAAAGCAGAGAGGAATTGTAACAGACACAGTAGTAGATGGATTACAAGTAGTAGGAGTAGAAATAATAGATTTTACTATTCAACAAGCAGAAATAGCAGCTAATCTCTGGTCAATAACTAAGCCTTTTGGTCTATCCCTAGGCGATCGCGCTTGTTTAGCATTAGCTCAATCCCTAGATGCCATAGCCGTAACTGCGGATAAAGCTTGGGAAAATATACCAAATATTCAAGTACAAGTAATTAGGTAA
- a CDS encoding transposase, with the protein MLNPYSSSLTDKEWEIIEPLLPKKKQTRPPTWTKRQILDGILYQLKNGCNWRDMPRDLPPFSTVYRYYKEWKDTGTFTAIMEALHSTAREQSKKIKMDNFNHH; encoded by the coding sequence ATGCTAAATCCATACTCAAGTAGCCTAACAGATAAAGAATGGGAAATTATAGAACCATTGCTCCCAAAGAAAAAGCAAACTAGACCGCCAACATGGACAAAAAGACAAATTTTAGACGGCATACTCTACCAACTCAAAAACGGTTGTAATTGGCGAGATATGCCCCGAGACTTACCACCATTCTCTACAGTGTATCGATACTACAAGGAGTGGAAAGATACAGGTACATTTACTGCGATTATGGAAGCTTTGCATTCAACAGCCCGTGAACAGTCAAAAAAAATCAAAATGGACAACTTTAATCATCATTGA
- a CDS encoding transposase has protein sequence MNSQKKSKWTTLIIIDSQAVKNTCNASIESKGFCSYKATNGIKRHLAVDILGFPFFTYLTRANVSDDQGLIEMLTFNIDYFKSKPDDITLTTILLDSGYHIEKLTTDLQKVYPEIMTKIRFEISPKVSKQQKAEKGLSGFVVVPTRWVIERSNAWVERCKILVKNFERTLVNATAKLNLCFIRLMLKRIATHEI, from the coding sequence GTGAACAGTCAAAAAAAATCAAAATGGACAACTTTAATCATCATTGACTCACAAGCAGTGAAAAATACCTGTAATGCAAGTATAGAATCCAAGGGCTTCTGCTCCTACAAAGCAACTAACGGGATCAAAAGACATTTAGCCGTTGACATACTGGGATTTCCTTTTTTCACCTATTTAACAAGAGCAAATGTATCAGATGACCAAGGACTGATTGAGATGTTAACGTTTAACATTGATTACTTCAAATCGAAGCCAGATGACATTACCCTAACTACGATATTGCTGGATAGTGGTTATCATATCGAAAAATTGACGACTGATTTACAGAAGGTTTATCCTGAGATTATGACTAAGATTAGGTTTGAAATTTCTCCTAAGGTATCAAAGCAACAGAAGGCAGAAAAAGGTCTGTCTGGGTTTGTAGTTGTGCCGACAAGGTGGGTAATTGAAAGGTCAAATGCTTGGGTTGAAAGATGCAAAATCTTAGTTAAGAACTTTGAGAGAACTCTCGTTAATGCTACAGCTAAACTCAATCTTTGCTTTATTCGTTTGATGCTAAAAAGAATTGCTACTCATGAGATATGA
- a CDS encoding DUF2157 domain-containing protein yields MAMKIEREDLDWAINDDLIDADIAEQLWQGWQERKRHIPQFNFANVAYYFGALVVIFGMFFCLTSAWEKLGGQGILTLACVYLLIFALAGFRMWFARGLKIPGGLLTTIAVFMVPLAIYGFQRMTGIWPNGDPGSYENYHIWVKASWFYMEMGTILAGLFALWWIRFAFLTLPIAYSLWYMSMDLTPLLFGKDYFTWNERCLVSFWFGIANIIIAFLIDRRIRRSQGDFAFWLYLSGMMAFWGGLTFMNSGGEWERFLYFLINLFLIILSILLRRRIFVIFGAMGTIGYLGHLSYSVFRDSLLFPIATSFVGVLIILAGMQYQKNSNSIAVFLNRVLPESLLQLLPKDN; encoded by the coding sequence ATGGCTATGAAAATTGAACGAGAGGATCTGGATTGGGCAATTAACGATGATTTGATCGATGCGGATATAGCTGAACAACTCTGGCAAGGTTGGCAAGAACGGAAAAGGCACATACCGCAATTTAATTTTGCCAATGTGGCTTACTACTTCGGAGCTTTGGTCGTCATCTTTGGGATGTTTTTCTGCCTCACTTCCGCCTGGGAAAAACTTGGTGGTCAGGGTATTTTGACCCTGGCTTGTGTCTATTTGCTAATTTTTGCTCTTGCGGGTTTTCGTATGTGGTTTGCTCGGGGTTTAAAAATTCCAGGTGGATTGTTAACCACTATTGCCGTGTTCATGGTACCGCTTGCGATTTATGGCTTTCAGCGGATGACAGGTATTTGGCCCAACGGCGATCCAGGCAGCTATGAAAACTACCATATCTGGGTAAAAGCTAGTTGGTTTTACATGGAAATGGGTACAATTCTCGCAGGATTATTTGCTCTCTGGTGGATTCGTTTTGCATTCCTGACGCTACCGATTGCATACTCGCTGTGGTACATGTCAATGGATTTAACGCCTCTGCTTTTTGGGAAGGATTATTTCACTTGGAATGAACGGTGCCTTGTTTCTTTCTGGTTTGGTATTGCCAATATCATTATTGCTTTTCTCATCGATAGGCGCATCCGCCGAAGTCAGGGAGACTTTGCCTTTTGGCTCTACCTGTCTGGAATGATGGCTTTTTGGGGAGGTTTAACGTTTATGAATAGCGGTGGCGAATGGGAACGCTTCCTTTACTTTCTAATCAATCTGTTTTTGATTATTCTCTCTATCTTACTCAGACGGCGCATATTTGTCATCTTCGGGGCTATGGGAACTATCGGTTATCTCGGACATCTTTCCTATTCAGTATTTCGCGATTCACTATTGTTTCCGATTGCAACTTCCTTTGTCGGCGTTTTAATAATTTTGGCTGGGATGCAGTACCAGAAAAATTCCAATTCAATTGCAGTTTTCTTAAATCGTGTACTTCCTGAATCGTTGCTTCAACTATTACCGAAGGATAATTGA
- a CDS encoding Crp/Fnr family transcriptional regulator produces the protein MHETLIQRLNSLAMLSLAQQRDLKQVLKHEILPKDVYLLREGEVSDQIYFVLEGVIRSFKKNDDKEVTQWFSFPNHFAVPYFSFSYRQPSDISMITLSDSQLLSLSYGGLQYLLDKDSIWIDINRRLLEEYYTSLQNRVTSFQVQSAKERYESILLEHPDIAERVNLGYLASYLGISQETLSRLRAKKRRRNKV, from the coding sequence ATGCACGAAACGCTAATTCAAAGACTTAATTCCTTAGCGATGCTTAGCCTAGCTCAACAGAGAGATTTGAAACAAGTACTAAAACATGAAATATTACCCAAAGATGTATATCTCCTTAGAGAAGGAGAGGTTTCTGACCAAATTTATTTTGTATTAGAAGGAGTGATTCGTTCCTTTAAGAAAAATGATGATAAGGAAGTAACCCAGTGGTTTAGTTTTCCTAATCACTTCGCAGTTCCCTATTTTAGCTTTTCCTATCGTCAGCCAAGTGATATAAGCATGATTACTCTCAGCGATAGCCAACTTTTATCGCTAAGTTATGGAGGATTGCAATACTTATTAGATAAAGATTCAATTTGGATAGATATAAATCGCCGTCTTTTAGAAGAGTATTACACATCCTTGCAAAATCGAGTCACATCATTTCAAGTTCAATCTGCGAAAGAGCGATATGAATCTATCTTACTAGAACATCCAGACATTGCAGAGAGAGTAAATCTAGGGTATTTGGCTTCCTATTTGGGAATTAGTCAAGAAACATTAAGTCGCCTGCGTGCTAAGAAAAGGAGAAGGAATAAAGTTTGA